In a genomic window of Methanocalculus natronophilus:
- a CDS encoding DUF1858 domain-containing protein codes for MSITVDSTIMDVIREKPEAADILQSFGMGCLGCAIAHNETIREAAVVHGIPLEELAGALGIAVE; via the coding sequence ATGTCGATTACCGTCGATTCAACAATAATGGATGTCATCCGGGAAAAGCCGGAAGCAGCCGATATCCTTCAGAGCTTTGGAATGGGGTGCCTTGGATGCGCCATCGCACATAATGAGACAATCCGCGAGGCCGCAGTGGTTCATGGGATACCACTCGAAGAACTCGCAGGCGCACTCGGTATTGCTGTAGAGTAA
- the ribB gene encoding 3,4-dihydroxy-2-butanone-4-phosphate synthase, with protein MINKAITALREGRFVLIYDFDNRERETDFAIRSDAVKPEDILRMRKDGGGLICTAVHPDAAKKIGLPFATDLVTRCGELREKEGDVPYDRKNHSSFSLWVNHRDTFTGITDHDRTLTINKIATHVHAALNGGGMAPFGAEFRTPGHSAILRAADSLLDQRQGQTELSVALALMAGVTPAVTVCEMLDDETGNALSKEKAQAYGDAHNFPFVTGDEIIEAWKSWKKEITI; from the coding sequence ATGATTAACAAAGCAATTACCGCACTGAGAGAAGGGAGATTTGTCCTTATCTATGACTTTGACAACCGCGAGCGTGAAACCGACTTTGCCATCCGATCCGATGCAGTGAAGCCGGAGGATATCCTGAGGATGCGAAAGGACGGGGGCGGGCTGATATGTACTGCAGTTCATCCGGATGCAGCAAAAAAGATCGGGCTTCCGTTCGCAACCGATCTCGTCACCCGGTGTGGCGAGCTGCGTGAGAAGGAAGGAGATGTCCCCTATGACAGGAAAAATCACTCTTCCTTCTCCCTCTGGGTCAACCACCGGGATACATTCACCGGTATCACCGACCATGACAGGACCCTCACCATCAACAAGATCGCAACCCATGTGCATGCCGCACTCAATGGAGGAGGGATGGCCCCGTTTGGAGCAGAGTTCAGGACACCGGGGCATTCAGCCATTCTCCGTGCAGCAGACAGTCTCCTTGACCAGCGGCAGGGCCAGACTGAACTCTCGGTTGCACTTGCCCTGATGGCCGGTGTCACCCCTGCTGTTACCGTCTGCGAGATGCTCGATGACGAGACCGGCAACGCACTTTCAAAAGAGAAGGCACAGGCCTATGGAGATGCACATAACTTCCCCTTTGTCACTGGGGATGAGATCATCGAGGCCTGGAAGAGCTGGAAAAAAGAGATTACGATCTGA
- a CDS encoding RPA family protein: MNNPGRYAGYVREPAKRVFAAELRDARYSFREGEDEKSPTYILLPTGERANRIFVIGSLTQKEKKGEQHSMYLARIADPTGTFFVSAGSYQPEAMQQVAKVEPPAFVAVVGKPNAYETPDGKVLISVRAETVTVVDRDVRDIWVLDAAEATLGRIDSFETAPDAEMARREYNPNLESYKKMVYDALVAIRS; this comes from the coding sequence ATGAACAATCCCGGCCGGTACGCAGGCTATGTCCGTGAACCTGCAAAACGTGTCTTTGCAGCCGAACTCCGGGATGCCCGGTATTCGTTTCGTGAAGGAGAGGATGAGAAGAGCCCGACCTATATCCTCCTCCCCACCGGTGAGCGGGCGAACCGGATTTTTGTGATCGGATCTCTCACCCAGAAGGAGAAGAAGGGTGAACAGCACAGCATGTATCTCGCACGGATTGCTGATCCAACCGGTACCTTCTTTGTCTCGGCAGGGTCGTACCAGCCTGAAGCAATGCAGCAGGTTGCAAAAGTAGAACCTCCTGCCTTTGTTGCGGTTGTCGGAAAACCCAATGCCTACGAGACACCGGATGGAAAGGTGCTCATATCTGTCCGGGCTGAGACGGTAACGGTTGTGGACCGGGATGTCCGTGACATCTGGGTGCTTGACGCTGCTGAGGCAACGCTTGGGAGGATCGATTCGTTTGAGACTGCACCGGATGCTGAAATGGCCCGGAGGGAGTACAACCCAAACCTTGAATCCTATAAAAAAATGGTCTATGATGCCCTTGTGGCTATCAGATCGTAA
- the nrdD gene encoding anaerobic ribonucleoside-triphosphate reductase: MHLTDEQKKAMKRFSSLDDIPADERRYKCHTCHHIVDEAPCPACGEITLQQMCPVDHCHCPHDIVESLAYCPLCGAPACPECASHDVSQISRITGYLSDVAGWNAAKQQELKDRAHYDIG, from the coding sequence ATGCACCTGACTGACGAACAGAAGAAGGCGATGAAGCGTTTTTCCAGCCTCGATGATATACCCGCAGACGAGCGGAGGTATAAGTGCCATACCTGTCACCATATTGTTGATGAGGCACCCTGCCCGGCATGCGGCGAGATAACCCTCCAGCAGATGTGCCCTGTTGATCACTGCCACTGCCCCCATGATATTGTTGAGTCGCTTGCCTATTGTCCCCTCTGCGGAGCCCCCGCCTGCCCGGAATGTGCATCGCATGATGTCTCCCAGATCTCACGGATAACGGGATACCTCTCTGATGTCGCTGGCTGGAATGCTGCAAAACAGCAGGAACTTAAAGATCGCGCCCATTACGATATTGGATGA
- a CDS encoding adenosylcobinamide amidohydrolase, whose product MTLIIRGNFQALSSGVGGGYGEVTTLLNHTVPYGYDAPEPERTLHQVASSLGFGDSYFGLMTAVPMQHLVVLRYDFLTFFITAGTTHPTPDGPGTINIIITSSEGFSPAALAGAFITATEAKVQALRDRDRSYTGTTTDAIIVASSGEVKHRYAGPVSEAGARIMSAVRHGVAVALDRYEGRVPSDTPAFIIYSRFNGGAWVAWSPVDCPYYPCHFEGQRCDLCYCPLYPCGDETLGEWVASSSGGRVWACTNCTLNHQAAVVRHLKRNPEASLNELKAVSKKN is encoded by the coding sequence TTGACCCTGATCATCCGGGGGAACTTCCAGGCACTCAGTTCCGGAGTGGGTGGTGGTTATGGAGAGGTGACGACGCTCCTGAACCACACGGTTCCCTATGGATATGATGCTCCTGAACCGGAGCGTACGCTTCACCAGGTGGCCTCATCGCTTGGTTTTGGGGATTCGTATTTCGGGCTAATGACCGCTGTCCCGATGCAGCACCTGGTAGTCCTGCGCTATGATTTCCTGACCTTCTTTATCACCGCCGGAACCACCCACCCGACACCGGATGGTCCAGGCACAATTAATATCATCATTACCAGTTCTGAAGGATTCTCTCCCGCAGCCCTTGCCGGAGCTTTCATCACGGCAACCGAGGCGAAGGTGCAGGCGCTCCGGGACAGGGATCGCTCCTATACCGGAACAACAACAGATGCGATCATCGTTGCGTCATCAGGGGAGGTGAAACACCGGTATGCCGGGCCGGTCTCTGAAGCAGGAGCCAGGATCATGAGTGCTGTCCGGCACGGGGTGGCAGTGGCACTTGACCGCTATGAAGGGAGGGTCCCATCAGATACGCCTGCATTCATCATCTACAGCCGGTTTAATGGCGGAGCCTGGGTTGCGTGGTCGCCTGTGGACTGCCCGTATTACCCCTGCCATTTTGAAGGGCAGCGGTGTGATCTCTGTTACTGCCCCCTGTACCCGTGCGGTGATGAGACGCTTGGAGAATGGGTTGCAAGTTCATCGGGCGGCAGGGTCTGGGCCTGCACAAACTGCACACTCAATCATCAGGCAGCGGTTGTCCGGCACCTGAAGCGAAATCCCGAGGCTTCGCTCAATGAACTGAAGGCTGTCTCGAAAAAAAACTAA